A genome region from Methanococcoides burtonii DSM 6242 includes the following:
- a CDS encoding IS5-like element ISMbu1 family transposase — MSLTNFAFKEEYKRLENLGDKLSEIESLIDWKPFRPIIAEMYINKTEFGGRPNVDEIVMLKMLVLQQWHGLSDPELERQATDRISFRKFLGFPAKIPDHTTVWAFRERIAQSGKEDEIWNEMQRQLDKKGLRIKQGMIQDATFIHADPGHANLDTPRGNEAKTRRCKDGTWTKKASKSHFGYKLHTIEDTEYDLIRRYRTTTASVHDSQVDLSEEGEVVYRDRGYFGAISKGYDATMQRGVRGHPIGIRDKMRNKRISRKRAKGERPYAVIKNVFTSGFVRVTTLARVNVKMAITAFSYNLYQLRTIRRKSLG; from the coding sequence ATGTCCTTAACAAACTTTGCTTTTAAAGAAGAGTACAAACGTCTTGAAAATCTCGGTGACAAGCTCTCTGAAATTGAATCTCTCATCGATTGGAAACCATTTCGTCCAATTATAGCAGAGATGTATATCAATAAAACAGAGTTCGGTGGCAGACCAAACGTTGATGAAATCGTCATGCTCAAAATGTTAGTATTGCAACAATGGCATGGACTATCTGACCCTGAACTTGAAAGACAAGCTACTGACAGAATTTCCTTTAGGAAATTCTTGGGCTTTCCTGCAAAAATTCCAGATCATACTACTGTTTGGGCATTTAGAGAACGAATTGCTCAATCAGGAAAAGAAGATGAAATCTGGAATGAAATGCAAAGACAACTTGATAAGAAAGGTTTGAGGATCAAACAAGGTATGATTCAGGATGCAACATTTATACATGCTGATCCAGGACATGCAAATCTTGATACTCCTCGTGGAAATGAAGCAAAGACCAGAAGATGTAAGGACGGTACATGGACAAAAAAGGCATCTAAGTCACATTTTGGATATAAACTACATACCATTGAAGATACCGAATATGATCTGATAAGGAGATATAGGACAACTACTGCCTCAGTTCATGATAGTCAGGTGGATCTTTCTGAAGAAGGCGAAGTTGTTTACAGAGATAGAGGTTACTTTGGTGCAATTTCAAAAGGATATGATGCAACTATGCAAAGGGGCGTGCGAGGTCATCCTATTGGTATTAGGGATAAGATGAGAAACAAAAGAATAAGCAGGAAAAGAGCAAAGGGAGAAAGACCTTATGCTGTTATCAAAAATGTGTTTACGTCAGGATTTGTAAGAGTAACAACGTTGGCAAGAGTAAATGTCAAAATGGCGATTACAGCATTCAGCTATAATCTCTATCAATTGAGGACAATAAGAAGAAAATCATTAGGATGA
- a CDS encoding ParA family protein, whose product MSLTIAVHSYKGGSGKTSFAINLASAYASVGKSVCLLDVDLKAPSSFNYLLPEAKRWVNDVFEGRYGVMDVVMDVSKEMGTAGAFDVGYSNPDILAVRDVSSKDRKWQSKALKFLMNAKRDLSNIGIDVVILDTGAGVDFTSVNAIAVADHVVMVGKPGASRQRAIDQVVKGIYIPLEKNCSIVENMGHANNSTDLSYEGQFDLPVLASIPCMCDVAVRCDNEVLVLTEPEHSFSKNIFNAMRAIDKLTS is encoded by the coding sequence ATGTCATTGACAATTGCAGTACATTCTTATAAAGGTGGTTCCGGTAAAACCTCATTTGCAATTAATCTTGCGTCTGCGTATGCATCTGTTGGAAAGAGCGTATGCCTTTTGGATGTTGATCTAAAGGCTCCCAGTTCGTTCAATTATCTACTTCCTGAAGCTAAGCGCTGGGTCAATGATGTCTTTGAAGGTCGATACGGTGTAATGGATGTGGTCATGGATGTCAGCAAAGAAATGGGTACCGCGGGTGCGTTCGATGTTGGCTATTCTAATCCCGATATCCTCGCTGTTCGTGATGTTTCAAGCAAGGACCGAAAATGGCAGTCAAAGGCATTGAAATTCTTGATGAATGCTAAAAGGGACCTTTCAAATATCGGCATCGATGTCGTTATATTAGATACGGGAGCTGGTGTGGATTTTACTTCGGTTAACGCGATTGCTGTTGCAGATCATGTTGTTATGGTGGGCAAACCCGGAGCTTCCAGACAAAGGGCAATTGATCAGGTCGTCAAGGGCATTTATATACCATTGGAAAAGAACTGTTCGATTGTTGAGAACATGGGCCATGCTAACAATTCTACTGATCTTTCCTATGAGGGGCAGTTCGATCTTCCTGTATTGGCATCGATTCCTTGTATGTGTGATGTTGCGGTTAGGTGTGACAATGAAGTTTTGGTACTTACAGAACCGGAACATTCTTTTTCAAAGAACATTTTTAATGCCATGAGGGCTATTGATAAGCTAACTTCCTGA
- a CDS encoding bifunctional 5,6,7,8-tetrahydromethanopterin hydro-lyase/3-hexulose-6-phosphate synthase, with protein MMLIGEALIGEAPELAHVDLMIGDKEGPVGQAFATGMTQLSAGHTPVLSVIRPNLPTKPSTLIVPKVTVKGMDQASQIFGPAQAAVSKAVADAVEEGLIPKEKAEDLVIIASVFIHPQAVDYNRIYRYNYGATKLALKRALDGFPDIDTVLHEKDRAAHAVMGFKISKLWDAPYLQVALDNPNLPVILNIIKQLPKSDHLILEAGTPLIKRYGVDVISKIREVRPDAFIVADLKTLDTGNLEARMVADATADAIVVSALAPIATLNKVIEEAHKTGIYAVMDTLNTPDPVAVLEQLDVLPDVVELHRAIDIEGTAHAWGSIEGIKALAVKRSSKVLVAVAGGVRVDTISDALGAGADILVVGRAITNSKDVRQAADRFIEGLNKPEIDQFRIMTDF; from the coding sequence ATGATGTTGATTGGAGAAGCACTTATTGGCGAGGCACCAGAGCTCGCACACGTTGATCTTATGATCGGGGACAAGGAGGGGCCGGTAGGGCAGGCATTCGCAACAGGAATGACCCAGCTTTCAGCAGGCCACACTCCCGTTCTTTCTGTCATCCGCCCGAACTTACCTACAAAGCCATCCACACTTATCGTTCCAAAAGTGACCGTTAAGGGAATGGATCAGGCTTCACAGATATTCGGTCCTGCACAGGCCGCTGTTTCAAAGGCAGTTGCTGATGCAGTGGAAGAAGGACTGATCCCTAAGGAAAAAGCAGAAGACCTTGTCATCATTGCAAGCGTTTTCATTCACCCGCAGGCAGTGGACTATAACCGTATCTACAGGTACAATTACGGAGCTACTAAATTGGCACTTAAACGCGCACTTGATGGTTTCCCTGACATTGATACAGTTCTTCATGAGAAGGACCGGGCTGCACACGCTGTCATGGGATTCAAGATATCCAAACTTTGGGATGCTCCATACTTGCAGGTCGCACTTGACAATCCAAACCTTCCTGTTATCCTTAATATCATCAAGCAGCTCCCTAAGAGCGACCACTTGATACTGGAAGCAGGTACACCCCTTATCAAACGCTATGGTGTGGATGTCATTTCCAAAATACGTGAGGTCAGACCGGACGCGTTCATCGTTGCAGATCTTAAGACCCTCGACACAGGTAACCTTGAGGCACGTATGGTGGCGGATGCAACCGCTGATGCTATTGTAGTATCCGCTCTTGCACCTATCGCAACACTCAACAAGGTAATTGAAGAGGCACACAAGACCGGTATCTATGCTGTCATGGATACATTGAACACTCCTGATCCAGTAGCTGTCCTTGAACAATTGGACGTACTTCCTGATGTAGTTGAACTACACCGTGCAATTGACATCGAGGGCACTGCTCACGCATGGGGCAGTATCGAAGGTATCAAGGCACTTGCAGTGAAGCGTTCTTCCAAGGTCCTTGTAGCAGTCGCTGGTGGTGTACGTGTTGACACTATCTCTGATGCACTTGGAGCAGGTGCTGATATCCTTGTCGTTGGCAGGGCTATCACCAATTCAAAGGATGTCAGGCAGGCAGCTGACCGGTTCATTGAAGGCTTGAACAAGCCTGAGATCGACCAGTTCAGAATAATGACCGATTTTTAA
- the tpiA gene encoding triose-phosphate isomerase: MKPLIVLNLKTYLEGTGEGAVRIARACKEVGEASGIEIAIAPQFCDIYRVASQVDVPVYSQHLDGVGAGSFTGHAFAKCIKDAGAVGTLINHSECRLKLADIEASVTAAKGEGLRTIICTNNIATTAAAAALGPDYVAVEPPELIGSGIPVSKADPEVVTGSVAAVERIDPAVKVLCGAGISKGEDLKAAIELGSVGVLLASGIVKAKDPKAALEDLVSLI; encoded by the coding sequence TTGAAACCTTTGATAGTATTGAACCTAAAGACATATCTCGAAGGTACCGGGGAAGGTGCTGTAAGGATAGCTCGTGCCTGTAAAGAGGTCGGTGAAGCAAGCGGGATCGAGATCGCTATCGCACCTCAGTTCTGTGATATCTACAGGGTCGCATCTCAGGTAGATGTTCCTGTATATTCCCAGCATCTCGATGGTGTCGGAGCAGGCAGTTTTACCGGACATGCTTTTGCAAAGTGTATAAAGGATGCCGGAGCTGTGGGTACGCTTATCAATCACTCGGAGTGCAGATTGAAACTTGCTGACATCGAAGCTTCTGTGACGGCAGCAAAAGGTGAAGGTCTTCGCACTATAATCTGTACTAATAATATTGCAACAACAGCAGCAGCAGCGGCATTAGGTCCTGACTATGTTGCAGTTGAGCCTCCTGAACTTATAGGCTCTGGAATTCCAGTCTCAAAGGCAGATCCAGAGGTTGTAACAGGTTCTGTGGCAGCAGTGGAAAGGATCGATCCGGCAGTGAAAGTGCTTTGTGGTGCTGGTATCTCCAAAGGGGAGGACCTTAAAGCTGCAATAGAACTTGGTTCAGTCGGTGTGCTTCTTGCATCAGGCATTGTAAAGGCCAAAGATCCAAAAGCTGCGCTTGAAGATCTTGTCAGTCTTATTTAA
- a CDS encoding prephenate dehydrogenase, translated as MKMLIIGGTGEMGKWFTKFFTDHGYEVVVWGSSQKTEIAKQMGVEFASDLDNAIRTSDIVIITVPIDITADVIRETAPKMKAGSLLMDLTSIKAEPVRAMRETAPDGVEILGTHPMFGPSIPTLQGQIVIMSPTKGRSEKWFPIMRNLFEENGAHIEIIKPEEHDKFVSVVQGLTHFAYITIGNTFKSLDFDVSMSRRFMSPVYEIMVDFVGRILGQNPYLYAHIQMQNEQVLKVHETFISECNILSEIVREQDIEAFCNKMTEAAAHFKDTPSALHRSDKLINAKISEFEEMIASVGVERGLYHNYSGVTHVGTIKKVTPRAVIISKGGKDVYLKTENIRLYTEKELKDWKVKNLLHPKRDISVLLPSGADASVFEKVIDNDERIASTEIIDTYSGISDNRLSATFRITILEESNATKMQTDVEKLLCGLGCKIRG; from the coding sequence ATGAAAATGCTGATCATTGGTGGCACAGGAGAAATGGGGAAATGGTTCACGAAGTTCTTTACTGATCACGGTTATGAAGTTGTGGTCTGGGGCAGCAGCCAAAAGACCGAGATAGCAAAACAAATGGGAGTTGAATTTGCATCAGACCTTGACAATGCAATAAGGACCTCAGATATAGTGATCATCACAGTACCAATAGACATTACTGCAGATGTTATCAGGGAGACCGCTCCCAAAATGAAGGCGGGAAGCTTGCTGATGGACCTGACATCCATAAAGGCCGAACCTGTAAGGGCAATGAGAGAAACAGCACCTGACGGTGTTGAGATCCTCGGCACACACCCCATGTTCGGCCCATCCATTCCGACATTACAGGGGCAGATCGTGATAATGAGCCCCACCAAAGGCCGATCTGAAAAGTGGTTCCCCATAATGCGAAACCTCTTCGAGGAAAATGGTGCACATATTGAGATAATCAAACCGGAAGAACACGATAAGTTCGTCTCTGTTGTTCAGGGCCTGACACATTTTGCATACATAACAATAGGGAACACGTTCAAAAGCCTTGATTTTGATGTTAGTATGTCACGGCGTTTCATGAGCCCGGTCTATGAAATAATGGTCGATTTCGTTGGGAGAATACTTGGGCAGAATCCCTACCTGTACGCCCACATACAGATGCAGAACGAACAGGTGTTAAAAGTCCATGAGACCTTCATAAGTGAGTGTAACATCCTTTCTGAGATAGTCAGGGAACAGGACATTGAAGCATTCTGCAACAAGATGACAGAGGCTGCCGCTCATTTTAAGGATACGCCATCCGCACTTCACCGATCGGATAAGCTCATCAATGCGAAAATATCCGAATTCGAGGAGATGATCGCATCTGTAGGAGTCGAAAGAGGCCTTTACCATAACTACTCAGGCGTCACACATGTGGGAACGATCAAGAAAGTGACACCAAGAGCAGTGATAATCTCCAAGGGCGGAAAGGATGTCTACCTGAAGACAGAGAATATCAGGTTGTACACCGAGAAGGAACTTAAGGATTGGAAAGTGAAAAATCTTCTCCATCCAAAAAGGGATATTTCAGTATTACTCCCTTCAGGAGCTGATGCATCAGTATTTGAGAAGGTCATCGATAATGATGAAAGGATAGCCTCGACCGAGATAATCGATACTTATTCAGGCATTTCCGATAACAGACTAAGTGCTACGTTCCGCATTACCATACTTGAAGAGAGTAACGCAACAAAGATGCAGACCGATGTTGAAAAACTCCTATGTGGGCTTGGTTGCAAGATACGCGGATGA
- a CDS encoding shikimate dehydrogenase — translation MKKIFAVLGDPIEHSLSPIMHNSAFEALDMDCTYHAFRVEKNDLENALQGAKAMGFGGLNLTVPLKETALKFVDADSLAAKIGAINTIDFKDGIKGYNTDGIGAKRTIEDEGVDIKDKNVLILGAGGAARAIAFTFAEAGANVNIANRTPERAMQLAAEIGDAKGYGLDIVDNGLEDIDILINTTTVGLGNSNGTLVTAEQMHSDLAVFDIVYNPLMTKLLQEAETAGARPITGIMMLVYQGAEAFRIWTGKEPPINVMKKTVMETLDI, via the coding sequence ATGAAGAAGATATTTGCAGTCCTTGGGGATCCCATAGAACATTCACTATCACCCATCATGCACAATTCAGCATTCGAAGCCCTGGACATGGACTGCACATACCATGCATTCCGAGTTGAGAAGAACGACCTTGAAAACGCACTGCAGGGTGCAAAGGCCATGGGATTCGGAGGATTGAACCTCACAGTGCCCCTCAAAGAGACCGCTCTCAAATTCGTTGATGCAGATTCCCTTGCTGCAAAGATAGGTGCCATAAACACCATTGACTTCAAGGACGGTATTAAAGGCTACAACACTGACGGCATTGGTGCAAAACGAACTATCGAGGATGAAGGTGTCGATATCAAGGACAAGAATGTCCTGATCCTCGGAGCAGGCGGTGCTGCAAGAGCCATCGCATTCACATTTGCAGAAGCAGGAGCAAATGTGAACATTGCCAACCGAACCCCTGAACGTGCCATGCAGCTCGCTGCAGAGATAGGAGATGCAAAAGGATACGGTCTTGATATCGTTGACAATGGGCTTGAAGATATTGATATTCTTATCAATACCACCACAGTAGGACTGGGCAATTCCAATGGGACCCTTGTGACCGCAGAGCAGATGCATTCAGACCTTGCAGTTTTTGATATCGTTTACAATCCGCTTATGACAAAACTGTTGCAGGAAGCAGAGACCGCAGGTGCAAGACCTATCACAGGCATTATGATGCTAGTATACCAGGGAGCGGAAGCCTTCCGCATATGGACTGGAAAAGAACCACCCATAAATGTCATGAAAAAAACTGTCATGGAGACATTGGACATATGA
- the aroD gene encoding type I 3-dehydroquinate dehydratase has translation MLKIGTFDLEERPAIVAAISNEPLQQCKTAAEHGADILEIRFDLLGITTSKEAANLLRMLKGTTSLPCIATNRLQSQGGNWEGTEENRIALLEDIMHLTDAVDIELETDEQLRDRIVKKAKEESKTTIISSHDFERTPDKETLKSILDHSHDAGADIAKLAVMPENMQDVLNLLEVTLEVDDVCTISMGKLGKHTRIIAPLYGSKLTYASVSDAVAPGQLKVEDLKKAMEMME, from the coding sequence ATGCTGAAAATAGGGACGTTCGATCTGGAAGAAAGGCCAGCTATCGTTGCTGCCATAAGCAACGAACCTTTACAACAGTGCAAAACTGCAGCAGAACATGGTGCAGATATCCTTGAGATAAGGTTCGACCTACTTGGGATAACCACCTCCAAAGAAGCTGCAAACCTGTTGAGGATGCTCAAAGGCACGACCAGCCTCCCGTGTATTGCAACCAACAGGTTACAATCCCAAGGTGGAAATTGGGAAGGTACAGAAGAGAACAGAATTGCCCTATTGGAAGATATCATGCATCTAACAGATGCCGTGGATATCGAGCTCGAAACAGATGAACAGCTCAGGGACAGGATAGTCAAAAAAGCAAAAGAGGAAAGTAAGACCACCATAATCTCATCGCACGATTTTGAAAGGACGCCTGACAAAGAGACCCTGAAAAGCATCCTTGACCACTCCCACGACGCAGGTGCCGATATTGCAAAACTTGCAGTGATGCCTGAGAATATGCAGGATGTACTGAACCTGCTGGAAGTGACACTGGAAGTAGACGATGTCTGCACAATATCCATGGGTAAACTGGGAAAACACACCCGCATCATTGCCCCCCTCTATGGCTCAAAGCTTACATATGCAAGCGTATCCGATGCCGTAGCACCAGGACAACTAAAAGTGGAAGACCTGAAAAAAGCAATGGAGATGATGGAATGA
- a CDS encoding 3-dehydroquinate synthase II, with protein MMDKTIWIKADKGHWEAHKDRITTGLESGANCVLVNSDEVEKVRELGDIQVAAFTYDDKSGADIVVVGKGGEGDGTKPLSPDPVGSLDMITAIRLKEKGLTVGAYVVIQNKKYEEFAAEIGKECDFLIIVGTDWKVIPLENLIAALQDSDVKIIAGVRDQDEAKLALETMEHGSEGVLLDSDDPNTIKATVAVAERSGIEDLKLVPGKVTKVEAVGMGDRVCVDTCNMMTKGEGMLVGSQASGMFLVHSESEESPYVASRPFRVNAGAVHAYVKVGDRTRYLSELSSGDEVTIVNAGGKQRTGIVGRVKIERRPLMLVEAEVNGEIIKNILQNAETIKLVDINGEPISVADLKPGNEVMVYYEGGARHFGMKVEETIIEK; from the coding sequence ATGATGGACAAGACGATTTGGATAAAGGCCGATAAAGGCCACTGGGAAGCTCACAAGGACAGGATCACAACAGGACTTGAGTCCGGTGCCAATTGTGTGCTTGTAAACTCTGACGAAGTAGAAAAAGTAAGGGAACTTGGAGACATACAGGTAGCTGCATTTACCTATGACGACAAGTCCGGTGCTGACATCGTTGTCGTTGGAAAGGGCGGAGAAGGAGACGGAACAAAACCATTATCACCTGATCCTGTTGGGTCCCTCGACATGATCACTGCGATCCGATTGAAAGAAAAAGGATTGACCGTCGGGGCCTACGTGGTCATACAGAACAAGAAATACGAAGAATTTGCCGCAGAGATAGGTAAAGAATGCGATTTCCTCATCATAGTAGGTACTGACTGGAAGGTCATTCCCCTTGAGAACCTCATCGCCGCACTTCAGGATAGTGATGTGAAGATCATTGCCGGTGTTCGTGATCAGGATGAAGCAAAACTAGCTCTCGAGACAATGGAACACGGATCAGAAGGTGTCTTGCTGGACTCAGATGACCCCAATACCATCAAAGCCACCGTTGCAGTAGCAGAAAGATCAGGCATCGAGGACCTTAAACTTGTTCCCGGAAAGGTCACAAAGGTCGAAGCTGTGGGAATGGGAGATCGTGTCTGTGTAGACACCTGCAACATGATGACCAAAGGCGAAGGAATGCTTGTAGGCTCACAAGCAAGCGGGATGTTCCTGGTGCATTCAGAATCCGAAGAAAGCCCATACGTTGCATCCCGCCCGTTCCGCGTCAATGCCGGAGCAGTTCATGCATACGTGAAAGTGGGAGACAGGACCAGATATCTTTCCGAACTCAGTTCCGGTGACGAGGTCACCATTGTCAATGCCGGGGGAAAACAGCGAACCGGCATTGTAGGCAGGGTCAAGATCGAAAGACGGCCACTCATGCTCGTAGAAGCCGAAGTAAATGGAGAGATCATAAAGAACATCCTCCAGAACGCCGAGACCATCAAACTGGTGGACATAAACGGAGAGCCCATCTCTGTAGCCGACCTGAAACCCGGAAATGAAGTAATGGTCTACTATGAAGGCGGTGCACGCCATTTCGGAATGAAGGTCGAAGAAACGATAATCGAGAAGTGA